One Anaerolineales bacterium DNA segment encodes these proteins:
- a CDS encoding glutaredoxin family protein, with amino-acid sequence MPKSETGSSDPKAEVILYCTQWCPSCRAARNFLKEHGIAYTEIDIHRDSQAAARVRGWADGNETTPTFDIGGQIVVDWEKERVAELLGIG; translated from the coding sequence ATGCCAAAAAGTGAAACCGGTTCGTCCGATCCGAAGGCGGAAGTGATTCTTTATTGCACGCAGTGGTGCCCGAGCTGCCGCGCGGCGCGGAATTTCCTCAAGGAACACGGCATTGCGTACACCGAGATCGACATCCACCGCGATTCGCAGGCCGCGGCGCGCGTCCGCGGCTGGGCGGACGGCAACGAGACCACTCCGACCTTCGACATCGGCGGCCAGATCGTGGTGGATTGGGAAAAGGAACGGGTGGCGGAACTGCTGGGGATCGGTTGA